Below is a genomic region from Indicator indicator isolate 239-I01 chromosome 2, UM_Iind_1.1, whole genome shotgun sequence.
TCTGtatctttctctgttttgtcttTGGAGACTAAACCAGTAATTTATTAGTCTGCTGCACTACTCATGACCTGCAGAAAAGAACCCCACAACTCGCAAAGAGTTACGAAGAGATATGTTTATTACGGCGCCGGATGTGAGGGGGATCACTCCACCTACCTCGCATAAGGCCCACGGGCAGAAGCCGTTACTTAGGTTACAAAGCCATACGTACTCACTGGGTTTCCGAGGATAGCTGTACCTAGTGCAAATTGTTTTCAGGAACTCATTAACATAGGTGTCCTCCCGTTTTACGATTGTCATCAAACCTGGCCAGCAACTCACTAGGTTGATACAAAGCAGACCCCCATCTTCTAGGACACAATTATCTCCTATTCCATTCCTCTTTCTCAGTGGTTCTGCCTGCCTAACGTTTGTGAGGCCCCAGAGGGTAGGGAGGATCTTAACACCTAAAGACAGAATTCTTGTGTGCTTAAACTTAAAAACATACATTTACTTTCCCCCTCATCACTCAGGGCTACTCCTCATGAGCAGTCTGTGAAACTAAAATAATCAAGATGTGTTTTTCTTATTTGTTACTATTGTTCTTATTCTTTGAATAAAAATGAGCCTCTTGGATATTCAGGAACAAAGCTACTACCAGTAAGCAAAGGGATTTCAGCTTATTTATTCTTTTACTCATAAAATGTCCTCCACTACTGTACCTGCTTAAGCCATTCAAACTACACATGctatttgaatattttttttcttattttttcccctctcttctaGATGATCCCATATGTTGGGACAATACTTGGTGGCCTTGTTCCTGGAGAGCTGATTGTGATACATGGGACTGTTCCTGATGATGCAGACAGGTAGTGACTAAAGTGTCTCTTTTTGCAGCGTCACTGTGTGAACAAGAATGTAATGGATAAAATGTCACCAGGGGTTCTACTTATGGTGGCCTAAAAAGGCCTGATCTAAATCTTTGTGATAGCATCAGAGTGAATATAGGCTTGAATGGTTAGTGAAAGCTTTGTGATGAGAAGTAGATCAGCTTTCTGCTGATCCtctcttctgtttttgttttgcctgcTTTGGCCAGTCTTGTTCCCCTGTCATAGCATGTATCTGCTTGTCTGAAAAGGTTGCTTGAGACTAACAAACTCGATAACAGAATGTGTTGTGTGAAGGATTTAACTTAAGCTGGTATAAGGAGGTATGGACTAGTGCATGTGCCCAGTATGGGGGTTCTGTTCCCTGACTTTATAGAAGGTTCATTAGGTTATTCTGCTGAGGATGATGGAAGGGAAGGTGATGAATACAGTTACTGAGGGTCTTACATAATATGAATAATGACCATTACATACATGCCTAAATATGTTAATTAATTTCAATAAATCATGGGAGAGCCTTTCATAGATGCATAGGAGTTGGACAAATACATGTTTGcggtttttttccttatcaaaCAACACTTGTGCCTATTGTGAGGCTCCACAGTAAAGCACAAGCATATAAAATTTTTTAGGTGATTTCTTGACAGACTGAATTGTATGTGGTTTGTCTCATGACTAGGTTCCAGGTGGATTTACAGTGTGGTAGCAGCATAAAGCCTCGAGCTGATGTGGCATTTCATTTCAACCCGCGCTTCAAAAGGTCTGGCTGTGTTGTTTGCAACACACTGGAGAGGGAAAAGTGGGGCTGGGAAGAGATCACTTACGAGATGCCCTTTCAAAAAGGAAAGTCATTTGAGATTGTCATCATGATTTTAAAGGATAAATTCCAGGTAAGTCTGGGTCAGTTCTTTGTCCATAGCCAATTGTCGTGCAGATAGAGGAGAGGTTTTTTGTACACTTAAATCGTTGGAAGCCTTGGTTTCTCTTGGATATAGTCTAACTACAGAAAAGTTTAGAAGCTTTAAAGAGGTGCTAAGTAAATCACACCTGTAATTTTGTATGGTTTCCCTCCATGGCTAATGGCTACTGTACCCTTCCCTTTACTTCATGTTTGTGAAGCCCTGACCTTATGAAAAATCTGGTTAGTGTAGGACAGTCCTCTTGGAGAAAATATGTGACGTGTATTTGTCTTGCTCTGTTGGACTACAGTTATAGATTCCATTAGATTGCTAATACCACATTGGTAAATGATTGGGTACTAGAAACAAAATGTGTGAAAAGCAAATTTTAATATAGGAAAATACATCTTTGTCAGGAGAAAATGAATCATGGATGAGCTGAACTTAATTGGTACGACATCTCTAGGACACTCCCTGGTTCTGTACCAAACCAGTGTAAAATAGAGGTACATACATATAATTTGATATGCAGCTGGTGTAATGTATGCTTtaatacaattttaaaattttgtttcctGTCTCTTTAGGTGACTGTAAACAAGAAGCACTTGCTGCTCTACTACCACAGAATTAGCCTTGAAAGAATAGATACTCTTGGAATATATGGCAAAGTGCAGATCAAAACTATAGATTTTGTTTCTAATGTAAGTTATACAGACAGCTAACTTGTTAGATTCCTTTTCTCTGTCTCACTAAACTACAGAGTAGGATTTATGGTGAAAAGGAAGTAAAGAAAAGCAGCTACACAGTCTTAACATCagcaagaagatttttttttaccccacgTTTCAACACACAAGTCTCATGTGAGGCTTTCTGATTCCGTTTTAATCTTGAGGTTAAGGGCAAAAGGGTGACAGATGGTATAAGAATATTAAGAATATACTGGATCTAATAATGGATTAGACCTTTCGAATATTTTAGGAGCTCCAAAATTAACTGTCAGTGTTCAGTGTTTCTAAATGACAAGTTCAGCCGTGGCTGTAATTTGTTGCTTGGCTTCCAAATGCTCATCCACAGTTGGAACTACTTGAGTGCATAACCCTGGTTTTCCTGCTAAAATGACTGAACTGTGGAATGAAGTGATAGGTAGGAATGTATGTTTATTCTAGGGAATGGAGTGGGGTGTGAGAAGTgtcctttctcaaagacttcagGGCTTGATTTGCACTTGGACCAAACTGCAGTGAATTTTAAGTGAAATTAGTAATAGTGTTGATGGAAGGTGGAGATTTGGGCCAGAGCAAAATGAAGTCTGAACTGTAAGGATGAATCTACTCACTGATCATTTGCCAGCCTATGTACAGACTTTTATGGACCCCATCACCTGGCCTTGGGCATATTACTAGAATATTGTTGCTTCAAAGCTGTGTCTAAGTCCTGGTCCTGGACAGTGTGACTTGGGGAAGAGCTTGTGGGCAAGCGCATGCTATAGGTTGGTTTCTGTCCTGAGCACAAAACAGAACAGTTGCTTGGTCTGTGGTTGCTCATGCTGTACCCTTTGGGGAAGAAAGGAATGGAGAGGgtgattgtttcttttttgtctttgcttCAAATACACCCctctgaggaggaaaatgaAGGCCTGTACTGAAATAAGTAAGCTGCATACACAATCTACTAGGGCTGAGCTGGAACTGTATCTGTGTGGCCATGTTGCACATTTGTCCTCATGGGAGGGGTCAGGAATGCGGGGGCTGCTTAGAATCCCAAGGACCCTTGCATGGACCTGCCCTACTGGTATTCATACCCCAGTGAGGAAAGCTCAGTGGGTATCATCAGACGCTAAAGGATTAACAGAGCTCTGACTATAAAATAGAGATTCAAAATGCAATGAGAAATCTTGATTTGGTTTCAGCAATTGATCTTCAGGACTTTGGTTTGTAGGGGTTTGGCTATCTTTCTTTATCCTAGCTCTAGATCTCCGGGTTAACAGCTCACCCTTCAAAGCAGCACAGATCTTTATATGGTTCTAAACCAACTTTGTGTTAAAGTTCTATGATGTTAGCAATGAAATCTAAATATGTCTCTTTCTGCAGTCTTTACAAGGCTCTCAGCCATCATCTCTAATAGTTACAAagataaatacagaaaatgtaCGTATGCTTGTAAAAGGTTGCATGAATCTTCCTGTTGCCTAATAGGCAGttaatgttgtttgttttctcttctaggGGGATATGCCAGATGGCTCACAATTTGTAAGTGTCTTGTGTAGACTTGTGGCATATATGAAgagtaaaaatatttgaaataaaaacatcttagttattaatgaaaaaaaaaaaaacaacagaacaagggAATTTGAGAATCTACTGGGAGATGATCATCAGTAAGGTTTTGTAGAGAGTAatcctctttgctgctgctaGTAAAAGTAAGGCTATTTGTGAAATCATTTAGAAAACTCAAAAGATAGACAGTGTCCACAGCCATAAACAGAGAAATAAAGTACCAGAAGTTTTAAAGGATCAAATGACATTAAAAACTTTTTTGAAACAAGTATACTTAGTTTTTCTCTGCTTTAGGAAACACCTGCAAAACAGAACTACTCTGTAGTCGTATTATGCCAAATGGCCTTACATTAGTGTGCGTACCTCAGAATCTGTCTGGCTACGTCTTACTCTTGCTGACAGATCTGTGCTTCCTCTGCATACACTTCCTGTGGCTGGATGCAAGCATCACACTGTGGGGTTGGAGCTTGCACCCAGCTAGCATGGAGTGTGGACAAAGTTGAGTGCACACCTCTGTGCAAACAGCTGCACAGGGGACCATATCCAGACTGGAGTAAGGAGCACAGTCAAACTGAAGAAGGGTTGGAAGCCAGGAATATATACAAACAGAATTTATGGAGAAGGTGAAGTTGCAGTGAGTGCCATGATTTTAGATGCCTTGTCACTTGACAGTCTGCCACCTATAGTCTTCCTTTCAAAACCAAGTAACATGCAATATTTGCAAGTGGTAGACTTCAACAAAAAATGTAATGTCAAAGCATGCTTCACTCCTTTTCTCAGATCAGAATAACTTGTAatgctttttcctctccatcttTTAGATGTGGCAGAAATTGTTGTAAACGTTTATTTTTGAATCCAGGGTGGCAGGCTACAGGAAGAAAACCCAACAGATTGATAGGTTTCTCAGTGTAACTTTACCACTACAGCATTAATGTCCCACAATACGCTGGTAGGAATGACTGCAGCTTTAAGTGTATGCTTGTGATTGTAGGCCAGATTTCTTCCTGCTGTAGTAAAGCTCAGCTTGCATATTGAGAAAAGTAAGTCACAGTCAAAGTTTTTACTGGTGGTGTACTTCCAGGATGTTCCTTATGTTGGGAAACTTGATACTGCACTTTGTCCAGGATGCACACTTGCCATTAAAGGAGAAGTGAGTAGGAACCCAAAAAGGTAAgtgttactgattttttttctatttatctGAGCCACTTTGGAAAATGAGTAGGCTTTTCCATTGCCTCAGTATATCCTTACTCATTTGCAACTTTGCATCTGGAATCATCTGAAACTGCAGTGGTTTTCTGAAGAACCTGCAGGATACTGCTCTAGAGAGGACTTAAAAGAGCAGCTGCATTGTGAAAAGTGAAGGTAAACCCTGAGTGTCTTACCTACTAAATCTGCATTATTCACAATATTGTGTGTTTGTTCAGGGTTTCCGTTGTGCAAGGCATGTGAGCACATATCTTGTACAGACAGTTGTTCTTTTAAAGAGATCTAAGAGTAAGGAAACTGTCAGAAGTAGATGAAAAATGAGGAAGTTTAGAGGAGTTGCTGGTGTGCCCAAATGCTGCATGTTACAACATTTCTATCAGTACTTCTCCAGTGGCCTCCTTGTGACTCTCTAAGCATGAAGACATCTGACAGCAGCTGATGAAAGCTAGTAGGGGAATATGAACTATAATTTTGATAGCAAAAGAGGAACAACGAGttgcaaagaaaacatttttcccaatGTGATTTAAAGAAGTGGTGAAACAAAGGGGAGTGAAACGTGGTGAAAATAGAGCTAAGGAAATGTCTGTGCTTCAGCATGCATTTTGCTTGAAGGGTGGTTTTGGCTCTGCAGAAACATGCTTTAAAACTGAATCAATTAGTGCAGATAATGAAAAGTGTGCTTTTTATGCTGTATGTATGCATGGCGCTCCTGCTTCCTCAGAGCACATTATCTTCCATGCAGCTGAACAGCACTCAAGAGTTTATGTTAATACTCTGGAGTTCCGGAAATCTCATCACTTTAAATTGGGCAGGATAAGTAATGCTAGGATAGtagcatttgttttccttcttttggcTTGACAAGCTTATTAGCACATTTCAAGTGCTGAATGTACTGCTTGGAAGTGTGAACAGGCTTTTAGGTGTTAAAGCATGCAGATTGTCTgctctttggttttgcttttatggAGTTTGTATGAATTTTTATGGAGTTTGTAAATTATTTAATGTCTTTTACTCAGTTTACACAGTTATTCCTTTTTCTCAGTGAAAAACAGGATTAAAGAGCTTACAAATGTAGTTGTTGCAGTATTTCATTTTCGGACTAAGCAATTCTAGGCTTCTCAAAGGAGGGAAATAACCTGATGGATGGAGCTCATTTTGGGGAAGGAGTATTTCTTCTTCAGATGCATTGAAGTCTTTGCCACAGGTTGAAGCATTCATTTGTGCTTGGATGACTCCTTCCTCTGATCACTTTTCTCCAGAGCTCCCCGTTAGGAATGCTGTATTAGAGACGTGTCTGAGACTGCAGAGCATTCATTCAGCCTGAACAGAGCTACACTGTCCTACAAAGTAACACTTTGTATGCATGGTGTCCTGCCAATGTTAAATGTACAAAGAGATCCTCAAACTTTTCCTTAGAGTCTATCCAGTCTGTTGGCAGAAAGAACATAGTGTCTTCAGGTAAAACAAAGCCTCCCGCTCTCTGCTGTCTAAGAGAAAGAGGTGGTTGAGCCAGTAGCACTGTATGTTTCTGTGAGAATCCTGCTTCCTAGTGCTGTGGAGAAGCATCCCATGGCTTGATACCTTCTTGCTATGAACAGAAGGCTGGAGTGCTGAAGCAGATCTAGCAGGGTCATGCTGTACATTTACTGTCTCTAGCAAAGGTTTCTGTGCAAAGGAGACAAATGCATGTTAACTGCCTGCTTGTTTCATCAGGTGAATCATGGCTCTGGCTCCAGAACAGTTCTGAGTATTGCCTAAGGGCTTGGTAAATAGCATGAACCACTGCATCATGTTTGTAAACCCTTGGTAAACTTGTATCTTCCAGCTTTACGATAAATCTGAAATCAAGTGACTCAAAGGATATTGCATTACATCTGAATCCCCGAGTGAAAAATCAAGTTTTTGTAAGAAACTCATACCTTCATGACAGctggggagaagaagaaaaggaaattaccAACTTCCCTTTCAGTCCAGGGATGTACTTTGAGGTAGGAATAACTGAAACAGTATCAAACTGGCAACTCTGCCAAAAGGATCTGCAGTGGTGCTCAAATGTCATGCCACTTACACAGATTTAAATAAAACTGCTATTCCTGCCTTTCAATGTCTTGAGAATATTTAAGAGTAAATAATTGGTTAATGAcaatttacttttaaaatgatTGCAAAAATTCACATTGTACTCAGGACAAATTTTAATTGAATtgagttggactccatgatccttATTGGACCCTTCCAGCTTGAGTTATTCTGTGAATTTTATTGAAgtttcacttttaaaaatatttcttttgcatGAAACATTCTTTGTAGCAGAAGGGGCACTTGCCCAACTCTAGGCTAGATTGTTTTTCATGTGTTGCCTGATCTTAAAATGTAactgtttcttttcttgctttccagCTGATCATTTTCTGTGATGCCCACCAGTTCAAAGTTGCTGTTAATGGTGTTCACACACTGGAGTACAAGCATCGTTTTAAACAACTTGAAAAGATCAACGTAGTGGAAGTCATGGGAGATGTTCAGTTGCTAGATGTGAAGAGCTGGTAGTTCTTCTCAATCGGtactaaaagaaataaatctctTCTGAGGACAGTGCCTCCTTGTCGAGTACAAACAGATGCTGATTTGAGCTGAGCATGCCTTTAATCTAACTAGCCTTCTGCCATCTGCCCAGTACCAGAACTGCTAGCTGTGAGATTAAATCCTCCTCTAGGTTACAATATCCTGGCAAGCTAAATAAGTGTTTGCTCAGATATAGCTCCTGTATTACTGAACGCATCAATATGAAACTGATGTGTCTTATTAACAACTGCACTTGGTGTGTTTAACTGCTACTTGTCATT
It encodes:
- the LGALS8 gene encoding galectin-8; the encoded protein is MMSLDGPQKTISNPMIPYVGTILGGLVPGELIVIHGTVPDDADRFQVDLQCGSSIKPRADVAFHFNPRFKRSGCVVCNTLEREKWGWEEITYEMPFQKGKSFEIVIMILKDKFQVTVNKKHLLLYYHRISLERIDTLGIYGKVQIKTIDFVSNSLQGSQPSSLIVTKINTENGDMPDGSQFDVPYVGKLDTALCPGCTLAIKGEVSRNPKSFTINLKSSDSKDIALHLNPRVKNQVFVRNSYLHDSWGEEEKEITNFPFSPGMYFELIIFCDAHQFKVAVNGVHTLEYKHRFKQLEKINVVEVMGDVQLLDVKSW